GGGCGGATGGTGGTTCCACCTGCGACGCTGCGCCCAGTGCGGTCACGTCGGCTGCTGCGACTCGTCCCCCGCCCAACACGCCACCGGACATTGGAAGTCCACCGGTCATCCCTTGGTGCAGAGCTTCGAGCCGGGCGAGGAGTGGTTCTGGAACTACGACACCAGCGAGCCGTTCGAGGCCGGCCCCGAACTGGCGCCGCCGGCCGCCCACCCCGCGGACCAGCCGACGCC
This genomic window from Streptomyces sp. NBC_01351 contains:
- a CDS encoding UBP-type zinc finger domain-containing protein, giving the protein MTDINGIDPSAPPTGPGCVECDEAGGWWFHLRRCAQCGHVGCCDSSPAQHATGHWKSTGHPLVQSFEPGEEWFWNYDTSEPFEAGPELAPPAAHPADQPTPGPPDRVPADWTRHLHR